In a single window of the Amycolatopsis sp. cg5 genome:
- a CDS encoding catalase family peroxidase: MASELAKSQLSVTIVDNIEHLKGTHAGYRRAHARGVCYDATFTPSGEAGPLTTAAHLQGEPVSATVRFSHTDTNPHVPDGERAVRGFATKFHLADGTNTDLIMVNLDRFVASTPESFLELLHAAEPDPATGAPNLDNVKAHVGAHPEAGPGLAAAAVVGIPVSYAATTYWAIHAFFWRNADGVARPVKYRWEPDLDAANAEDTTNWSAEHLAEELAERLKSGPVGFTLKVQLGEDGDNTDDSTQVWPAERTEIVAGHLSITGEAADQEHWQNQVFDPTLLTPGIEASDDPVLAARSTIYAVSYDRRVHKR; encoded by the coding sequence ATGGCCTCCGAACTGGCGAAATCACAGCTTTCAGTCACCATTGTGGACAACATCGAGCACCTCAAGGGCACGCACGCCGGCTACCGGCGCGCCCACGCGCGCGGGGTCTGTTACGACGCCACGTTCACCCCGTCCGGCGAGGCAGGGCCGCTCACCACGGCGGCCCACCTTCAGGGCGAGCCGGTCAGCGCGACCGTCCGGTTCTCGCACACCGACACCAACCCGCACGTGCCGGACGGCGAGCGGGCCGTGCGCGGGTTCGCGACGAAGTTCCACTTGGCCGACGGCACCAACACCGACCTGATCATGGTGAACCTCGACCGGTTCGTCGCGTCGACCCCGGAGTCCTTCCTGGAGCTCCTGCACGCCGCGGAGCCGGATCCCGCGACCGGGGCGCCGAATTTGGACAACGTCAAGGCGCATGTGGGCGCCCACCCGGAGGCGGGCCCCGGTCTCGCGGCCGCGGCCGTCGTCGGCATCCCGGTCAGCTACGCCGCCACGACCTACTGGGCCATTCACGCGTTCTTCTGGCGGAACGCCGACGGTGTCGCGCGCCCGGTCAAGTACCGCTGGGAGCCGGACCTCGACGCCGCGAACGCCGAGGACACCACGAACTGGTCGGCCGAGCACCTCGCAGAGGAACTGGCCGAGCGGCTCAAGTCAGGACCGGTCGGCTTCACGTTGAAGGTCCAGCTCGGCGAAGACGGCGACAACACCGACGATTCCACGCAGGTTTGGCCCGCGGAGCGGACCGAAATCGTCGCGGGACATCTGTCGATCACCGGCGAGGCGGCCGATCAGGAGCATTGGCAGAACCAGGTCTTCGACCCGACTCTGCTCACACCGGGCATCGAGGCGTCCGACGATCCGGTGCTCGCCGCGCGCAGCACGATTTACGCGGTCTCGTACGACCGGCGCGTGCACAAGCGCTAA
- a CDS encoding zinc-binding dehydrogenase, with translation MRAVVFEEFGVLPEVRDVPEPVAAPGGVVIEVEATGVCRSDWHSWLGHDAAVVLPHVAGHELAGRIVELGEGVRDWRIGDRVTVPFVCACGACAQCASGNQQICDREFQPGATHWGSFAERVAIDFAEVNLVALPESLSSAEAAALGCRFGTAFRAVLRHGALQAGQWVAVYGCGGAGISSVLLAVAAGARVVAVDLSAEARALAMSLGAVAAVDAGEFDGPDAVAETVRTITGGGAHVSLDCVGSPSTCAASVGSLRKRGTHVQVGLMPPAQGVAPIPMHRVIGGELRIIGTHGLQAHEYPEMLRVVADSGIDLGRMIGKRIGLDDVPAALVAMNDRIPAHAGVTVVEFPINAR, from the coding sequence GTGCGGGCAGTCGTCTTCGAAGAGTTCGGTGTGCTGCCTGAGGTGCGGGACGTGCCCGAGCCGGTCGCCGCGCCCGGCGGGGTGGTCATCGAGGTCGAGGCGACCGGGGTGTGCCGCAGCGACTGGCACTCCTGGCTCGGTCACGACGCCGCCGTCGTGCTGCCGCACGTCGCGGGCCACGAGCTCGCCGGCCGGATCGTCGAGCTCGGCGAAGGCGTGCGTGACTGGCGGATCGGCGACCGGGTGACCGTGCCGTTCGTGTGCGCGTGCGGGGCGTGCGCGCAGTGCGCGAGCGGCAACCAGCAGATCTGCGACCGCGAGTTCCAGCCGGGCGCCACGCACTGGGGCTCGTTCGCCGAACGCGTCGCGATCGACTTCGCCGAGGTCAACCTGGTCGCGCTGCCCGAGTCGCTCAGCTCGGCCGAGGCGGCCGCGCTCGGCTGCCGGTTCGGCACCGCGTTCCGCGCGGTGCTGCGCCACGGCGCGCTGCAGGCCGGGCAGTGGGTGGCGGTCTACGGCTGCGGCGGCGCCGGGATCTCGTCGGTGCTGCTCGCGGTCGCCGCGGGTGCGCGAGTGGTCGCCGTCGACCTGTCCGCCGAGGCCCGCGCGCTCGCGATGAGTCTCGGGGCGGTCGCGGCCGTCGACGCGGGCGAATTCGACGGGCCGGACGCGGTCGCCGAGACCGTTCGCACGATCACCGGCGGCGGCGCGCACGTCTCACTCGACTGCGTCGGCTCGCCGTCGACATGCGCGGCGAGCGTGGGCAGCCTGCGCAAACGCGGCACGCACGTGCAGGTCGGGCTGATGCCTCCGGCGCAGGGCGTCGCGCCGATCCCGATGCACCGGGTGATCGGTGGCGAATTGCGGATCATCGGCACACATGGCCTGCAGGCGCACGAATATCCGGAGATGCTGCGCGTGGTCGCCGATTCCGGAATCGATCTCGGCAGGATGATCGGCAAACGCATCGGGCTTGACGACGTGCCCGCCGCGCTCGTCGCGATGAATGATCGAATTCCCGCGCACGCTGGCGTGACGGTGGTGGAATTTCCGATCAACGCCCGGTGA
- a CDS encoding transcriptional regulator, with the protein MTGQRTHTIDRGAIGRDVERLLESGPFEAALRAAIRARGLGLDRIRYRLRGRGVSISLATLSHWQSGRCRPERAESLLVLEHLEAVLEVPPGSLTHLLSLPRTKAG; encoded by the coding sequence ATGACCGGTCAGCGAACGCACACCATCGACCGGGGGGCCATCGGACGGGATGTCGAGCGACTGCTCGAATCCGGTCCGTTCGAAGCGGCGCTGCGCGCCGCGATCCGCGCCAGGGGGCTCGGGCTGGACCGCATCAGGTACCGGCTGCGGGGACGCGGCGTGTCCATCAGTCTCGCCACGCTCAGTCACTGGCAGTCGGGCCGGTGCCGTCCGGAGCGGGCGGAATCACTGCTCGTGCTCGAACACCTGGAAGCGGTCTTGGAGGTTCCGCCAGGGTCGCTCACCCATCTCCTGTCGCTCCCGCGCACCAAGGCAGGATAG
- a CDS encoding LLM class flavin-dependent oxidoreductase — protein MKPFRFGIVAGTARDLPTWTGLARQAEDLGFDTFLATDPVVDADPLTLLSAAAAVTSTLTLGTFVLADPYRDRRQLAWQVKSLHDLTGGRFELGLGVGHPGAGERSVALGGEFPSPAKRLARLSETIDHLREHAPGPRLLLAGSRPKMLALAARAADTLSFAWRPQTTESDAKSIVDGFDRDRDIELAMNLTAVAGKPAPWLKQYGIDVQELAESGAVTVLPEDPDHAADTLRRWRAQWGISYITINSGYLQQFAPIVERLKGH, from the coding sequence ATGAAACCTTTCCGCTTCGGGATCGTCGCCGGGACGGCACGCGACCTCCCCACCTGGACCGGGCTCGCCCGGCAGGCCGAAGACCTCGGATTCGACACCTTCCTGGCGACCGATCCGGTCGTCGACGCCGATCCGCTGACCCTGCTCTCGGCCGCCGCCGCGGTGACCAGCACGCTCACGCTCGGGACCTTCGTGCTCGCCGATCCGTACCGGGATCGGCGGCAGCTGGCGTGGCAGGTCAAGAGCCTGCACGACCTCACGGGCGGCCGGTTCGAGCTCGGGCTCGGTGTCGGGCACCCTGGAGCCGGCGAGCGTTCCGTGGCGCTGGGCGGGGAATTCCCTTCTCCCGCAAAGAGGTTGGCGCGGCTGAGTGAGACGATCGATCACCTCAGGGAGCACGCGCCGGGTCCGCGGCTGCTGCTCGCGGGCAGCCGCCCGAAGATGCTCGCGCTCGCCGCGCGTGCGGCGGACACGCTCAGTTTCGCGTGGCGTCCGCAGACCACCGAGTCCGACGCGAAGTCTATTGTGGACGGTTTCGACCGGGACCGTGACATCGAGCTGGCGATGAATCTCACCGCGGTCGCCGGGAAACCCGCGCCATGGCTGAAGCAGTACGGTATCGATGTTCAAGAGCTCGCCGAATCCGGTGCGGTCACGGTGCTCCCGGAAGATCCCGATCATGCCGCGGACACGCTTCGCCGGTGGCGTGCCCAGTGGGGGATTTCCTACATCACCATCAATTCCGGCTACCTGCAACAGTTCGCGCCCATTGTGGAGCGGCTGAAAGGGCACTGA
- a CDS encoding metal-dependent transcriptional regulator translates to MSVSRRSSSIEDYVRVIYGLAERGEDVTNTTLAGRLEVSPSSASGMVTKLSQLGLVAHVPYRGIELTGEGRQLARSVLRRHRLIETYLVSELGYTWDEVHAEADALEHAVSDRLVKRIAAKLGNPVRDPHGDPIPDEDGSVEELPMRILDDLPPGAVGEIVRVWDTDPELLRYLTEHAIGLGERIEVVERQPFGGPMVVKVGSPPDAATHAIGKEIAQALSVALR, encoded by the coding sequence ATGAGTGTGAGCCGGAGGTCGTCGTCCATCGAGGACTACGTCCGGGTGATCTACGGACTGGCCGAGCGCGGTGAAGACGTCACCAACACCACGCTGGCGGGCAGGCTCGAGGTCAGCCCGTCGTCCGCCTCCGGCATGGTCACCAAGCTTTCGCAGCTGGGGCTGGTCGCGCACGTCCCGTACCGGGGCATCGAGCTCACCGGGGAGGGCCGCCAGCTGGCCAGGTCCGTGCTGCGCAGGCACCGGCTGATCGAGACCTATCTCGTCTCCGAGCTGGGCTATACCTGGGACGAGGTGCACGCCGAGGCCGACGCGCTGGAGCACGCGGTCTCGGATCGGCTGGTCAAGCGGATCGCGGCGAAGCTGGGCAATCCCGTGCGTGACCCGCACGGGGACCCGATCCCGGATGAGGACGGGAGCGTCGAAGAGCTGCCGATGCGGATACTCGACGACCTGCCGCCGGGCGCGGTCGGGGAGATCGTGCGGGTCTGGGACACCGATCCCGAGCTGCTGCGGTACCTGACCGAGCACGCGATCGGGCTGGGCGAGCGGATCGAGGTCGTCGAGCGGCAGCCGTTCGGGGGCCCGATGGTCGTCAAGGTGGGTTCGCCGCCGGACGCGGCCACGCACGCCATCGGCAAGGAGATCGCGCAGGCGCTCAGCGTGGCGTTGCGCTAG
- a CDS encoding N-acetyltransferase family protein: MPVRDAEVGDLEEICALIEEHAVYEGKDDLRLDRAEMTKHLFGPDPRAWVLIAEAPDAPGRVAGFAFCNWNFSTWMAQPGIWLDDLFIRPEHRRHGLGRELLLALRTRTAGRISWDMQKGNEKAAEFYRRLGAHPVHEWTRYAWEA, from the coding sequence ATGCCCGTGCGTGACGCCGAGGTCGGTGACCTCGAAGAGATCTGTGCCCTCATCGAGGAGCACGCCGTCTACGAGGGCAAGGATGATCTGCGCCTCGACCGGGCGGAGATGACGAAGCATCTCTTCGGGCCGGACCCGCGGGCGTGGGTGCTGATCGCGGAGGCGCCGGACGCGCCGGGGCGGGTGGCCGGGTTCGCGTTCTGTAACTGGAACTTCTCGACGTGGATGGCTCAGCCGGGTATCTGGCTCGATGACCTGTTCATCCGGCCGGAGCACCGGCGGCACGGGCTGGGGCGTGAGCTGCTGCTGGCGCTGCGGACGCGGACCGCCGGGCGGATCTCGTGGGACATGCAGAAGGGGAACGAGAAGGCCGCCGAGTTCTACCGGCGGCTCGGGGCGCACCCGGTCCATGAATGGACGCGGTACGCGTGGGAGGCGTGA
- a CDS encoding DUF3558 domain-containing protein, giving the protein MTALMHRKQAFITIVLAASLTLSACSQKTPGDATPMPSPPATSGNQQPPSTSGGNSSAKAPNVSKPLDASKFVADPCLSLTATQLSSFNSTATGKRNDGVGVACDWNLGSDRSVTAEVAYNAALTAGLSHIYAQNAANFFSDGYFKPTEISGYPAAFNNQIEDRPAGHCSISVGVTDQLFFTISISGRTGTDGCKASENVAKAVVQTIQGG; this is encoded by the coding sequence ATGACCGCACTGATGCACCGGAAGCAAGCATTCATCACCATCGTGCTGGCGGCGTCGCTGACGCTGAGCGCATGCTCGCAGAAGACTCCTGGCGACGCGACGCCGATGCCTTCGCCCCCTGCCACGTCGGGGAACCAGCAGCCACCGAGCACCAGCGGCGGCAACAGCAGCGCCAAGGCTCCCAACGTGAGCAAGCCGCTGGACGCTTCGAAGTTTGTCGCCGACCCTTGCCTCAGCTTGACCGCGACCCAACTGTCGAGTTTCAACAGCACAGCCACAGGTAAGCGCAATGACGGCGTCGGAGTCGCTTGCGACTGGAACCTCGGCTCTGACCGCAGTGTGACCGCCGAGGTCGCCTACAACGCGGCACTGACCGCCGGCTTGAGCCACATCTATGCGCAGAACGCCGCTAATTTCTTTTCGGACGGATATTTCAAGCCCACCGAGATTTCGGGTTACCCCGCAGCGTTCAACAACCAGATCGAGGACCGTCCCGCAGGACACTGCAGTATCAGTGTCGGAGTGACCGACCAATTGTTCTTCACCATTTCCATCAGCGGTCGAACGGGCACTGACGGCTGCAAAGCGTCCGAAAACGTCGCGAAAGCCGTAGTTCAGACCATCCAAGGGGGGTAG
- a CDS encoding ESX secretion-associated protein EspG encodes MWFEQPEKFRAEELAAMVTKVTGGDLHIVLAPQAVWLPSVAKKQVGKAVDELLMRYPTDPDERDEPDFKAICELLSRPPEARYGWISDTVNGTKLSVLVAGTSWFGLIAVREGDDVWVRTFHPERLSLILAGVLPEAARKPSGFPISVLRSEIVEAEKSGNGSQAVRRAQRFAELTPHVIAEFNAETRPAGGKRHRNQNPLRVYDTDEGRWTLLAHPHYGDERLDLAPAGTEEVAALLDELRRELT; translated from the coding sequence ATGTGGTTCGAACAGCCCGAGAAGTTTCGGGCCGAAGAGCTCGCGGCCATGGTGACGAAGGTGACCGGCGGCGACCTGCACATCGTGCTGGCGCCGCAGGCCGTCTGGCTTCCCTCGGTCGCGAAGAAGCAGGTCGGCAAGGCGGTCGACGAGCTGCTGATGCGCTACCCGACCGACCCGGACGAGCGCGATGAGCCGGACTTCAAGGCGATCTGTGAGCTGCTCAGCCGTCCGCCCGAGGCGCGGTACGGCTGGATCAGCGACACCGTCAACGGCACCAAGCTGAGCGTGCTGGTGGCGGGCACCTCGTGGTTCGGCCTCATCGCCGTGCGCGAGGGCGACGACGTGTGGGTCAGGACCTTCCACCCGGAGCGCCTCAGCCTGATCTTGGCCGGAGTGCTTCCGGAGGCCGCCAGAAAACCCAGCGGCTTCCCGATCAGCGTGTTGCGCAGCGAAATCGTCGAGGCGGAAAAGTCCGGAAACGGCAGCCAAGCGGTTCGCCGGGCCCAGCGGTTCGCCGAGCTGACTCCGCATGTCATCGCCGAGTTCAACGCGGAAACCCGTCCGGCGGGCGGCAAGCGGCACCGTAACCAGAATCCGCTGCGAGTGTACGACACCGACGAAGGCCGGTGGACTTTGCTCGCGCACCCTCACTATGGCGACGAGCGACTCGACCTCGCGCCCGCGGGCACGGAGGAAGTTGCCGCGCTTTTGGACGAACTCCGGCGAGAACTGACTTGA
- a CDS encoding amidohydrolase: protein MRVDAIYENAQVIGALAVLNGRIVALGEDAVALSTARRVDLGGAHVAPGFHDAHNHMAWFGMSLTDVPLTGLNSVDEVYDAIAARAATQPPGTWIVASGYDQNKLTGGHPTRQGLDRAAPEHLVRVKHTSGHMTVVNSRVLSQVDLDHVPVGGDVVQVDGSPTGLLREQAQLLLNPLIYPTPVDDVVRGLDHASRQYLSEGITSVQEAGIGGGLVGQTPIELAAYQRAREEGVLRVRASVMVAASVLHPLEHAPSDDIEFGLDLGLRTGFGDDWLRVGAMKLFADGSLIGRTCAMHDPFEGEPGNIGYFQVPEEELARTILRAHASGWQIATHAIGDRAISVVLDAYAAALARFPRADHRHRIEHCAVLPPAELKRLASLGLIPSPQGRFVNEIGDGMRAAVGPAREAWLYRLRSVLDAGCVLPASSDRPVVSGAPLLGLADMVRRRTASGALLGPDERLTPSQALRAYTYGSAYSAFRENDLGTLEVGKLADFVALSADPLDEDALDDIRVLGTVVGGDLAYEA, encoded by the coding sequence ATGCGGGTTGACGCGATCTACGAGAACGCCCAGGTCATCGGCGCACTGGCGGTACTGAACGGCCGCATAGTCGCACTCGGCGAGGACGCTGTCGCTTTGTCGACAGCCCGCCGCGTCGACCTCGGCGGCGCCCACGTGGCCCCCGGTTTTCACGACGCCCACAACCACATGGCGTGGTTCGGCATGAGCCTCACGGACGTCCCGCTGACGGGCCTGAACTCCGTCGACGAGGTCTACGACGCCATCGCCGCCCGCGCGGCCACCCAGCCGCCCGGCACCTGGATCGTCGCCAGCGGCTACGACCAGAACAAGCTCACCGGCGGCCACCCCACCCGCCAAGGCCTGGACCGCGCGGCCCCGGAGCATTTGGTCCGCGTCAAGCACACGTCGGGCCACATGACGGTCGTGAACTCCCGCGTCCTGTCCCAAGTGGACCTCGATCATGTCCCCGTCGGCGGCGACGTGGTCCAAGTGGACGGTTCCCCGACCGGCCTCCTGCGCGAGCAGGCCCAGCTCCTGCTCAACCCGCTGATCTACCCGACCCCGGTCGACGACGTCGTCCGCGGCCTCGACCACGCGTCGCGCCAGTACCTGTCCGAAGGCATCACCAGCGTGCAGGAAGCGGGCATCGGCGGCGGCCTGGTCGGCCAGACCCCGATCGAACTCGCCGCCTACCAAAGGGCCCGCGAAGAAGGCGTCCTGCGCGTCCGCGCCTCGGTCATGGTCGCGGCCAGCGTCCTGCACCCGCTCGAACACGCACCGTCGGACGACATCGAATTCGGCCTGGATTTGGGCCTGCGCACGGGTTTCGGCGACGACTGGCTCCGCGTCGGCGCGATGAAACTCTTCGCCGACGGTTCCCTGATCGGCCGCACCTGCGCCATGCACGACCCCTTCGAGGGCGAGCCCGGCAACATCGGCTACTTCCAGGTCCCCGAAGAAGAACTCGCCCGCACGATCCTGCGCGCCCACGCATCCGGCTGGCAGATCGCCACCCACGCCATCGGCGACCGCGCGATCTCGGTCGTTTTGGACGCCTACGCGGCGGCTTTGGCCCGTTTCCCCCGCGCGGATCACCGCCACCGCATCGAGCACTGCGCGGTCCTCCCACCGGCGGAGCTCAAGCGACTGGCTTCGCTCGGCCTGATCCCGTCGCCCCAGGGCCGTTTCGTCAACGAGATCGGCGACGGCATGCGCGCGGCGGTCGGCCCCGCCCGCGAGGCGTGGCTGTACCGCTTGCGCAGCGTCCTCGACGCCGGGTGCGTACTGCCCGCGAGCTCCGACCGCCCGGTCGTTTCGGGCGCACCCTTGCTGGGACTGGCGGATATGGTCCGCCGGCGTACGGCTTCGGGCGCTTTACTCGGCCCGGACGAGCGTCTCACGCCTTCGCAAGCTTTGCGTGCCTACACCTACGGATCGGCCTACTCGGCGTTCCGCGAAAACGACCTCGGGACTTTGGAGGTCGGCAAGCTCGCCGACTTCGTCGCGCTGTCAGCCGACCCGTTGGACGAAGACGCTTTGGACGACATCCGCGTGCTGGGCACCGTCGTAGGCGGAGACTTGGCTTACGAAGCTTAG
- a CDS encoding enoyl-CoA hydratase/isomerase family protein, whose translation MSTVELTVDGGVATIWLNRPERLNAVVSGLVDDFLTALDAVADSDAGAVVLAGRGRAFCAGHDLKEVPEGDSRRRLDRLQDVTRRLRGLPQPVIAAVHGYAIGAGAEFAMGCDMVLAAEDAVFAFPEVSLGLSVTGAASRLLPMMVGPLKAKELLLLGERIDGVTAKRIGLVNDTAPADQLMAKATEWAGRVAGHPREAATMAKRALDASIDIESALEIEVGHALITEHSAAVKASTDAFRSRA comes from the coding sequence ATGAGCACTGTTGAGCTGACCGTCGACGGCGGTGTCGCCACGATCTGGCTGAACCGCCCGGAGCGGCTGAACGCCGTTGTCTCCGGCCTCGTCGACGACTTCCTGACCGCGCTGGACGCGGTCGCGGACTCCGACGCGGGCGCTGTCGTGCTCGCCGGGCGCGGGCGCGCGTTCTGCGCCGGGCACGACCTCAAGGAGGTGCCTGAGGGTGACTCGCGGCGTCGGCTCGATCGGCTGCAGGACGTCACGCGGCGGCTTCGCGGGCTGCCGCAGCCGGTGATCGCGGCCGTGCACGGATACGCGATCGGCGCGGGCGCCGAGTTCGCCATGGGATGCGACATGGTGCTCGCTGCCGAAGACGCGGTGTTCGCGTTTCCCGAGGTCTCGCTCGGGCTCAGCGTGACCGGGGCGGCGTCGAGGCTGCTGCCGATGATGGTCGGGCCGCTCAAGGCCAAGGAGCTGCTGTTGCTGGGTGAGCGGATCGACGGTGTGACCGCGAAGCGGATCGGGCTGGTCAACGACACCGCGCCTGCCGATCAGCTGATGGCCAAGGCGACCGAGTGGGCCGGCCGCGTCGCGGGGCACCCGCGCGAGGCCGCGACCATGGCCAAACGCGCACTCGACGCGTCCATCGACATCGAATCGGCGCTGGAGATCGAGGTCGGCCACGCGCTGATCACCGAGCACTCGGCCGCGGTCAAGGCGTCCACCGACGCGTTCCGGAGCCGGGCATGA
- a CDS encoding AMP-binding protein, with translation MKLSEVDDLVKLVTRAAHIWPDKPAWVFDALGETLTFGDIDRRTDKLALALLELGVSRGDRVGVMLRNQPEFPLTWLALAKIGAALVPVNINYRELDGAHVLAHSGARFVIAADEFVELLNRIAPSTSVERVLTPAELEAPSTAAARFETVPEQPVNIQYTSGTTGAPKGCVLTHRYWTTLAAGLVNDFPAVNDTDTLLTAQPFHYIDPQWNVALGLAAGATLVVLDRFHPKTFWAKIREHEVTWFYCLGLMPTLLLRIPESPEDKQHKVRAISASAIPRELHADLEARWGAPWYEAFGMTETGGDIRMDDADHDAHVGTGCIGRPTRDREVMIADESGKPMPRGETGELLIRGTGLMHGYFEDPDATAKAFQNGWFHTGDLARMDDGGRVYYVGRTKDMIRRSGENVSADEVERALLLHPAVKVAAVIAVPDELRGEEIKAYLVFEDGQRPEPEALADFCSGKLAYFKVPRYWAFVDSLPMTPSERVAKGELRKAAEPTKAAYDRVDALWR, from the coding sequence ATGAAACTGTCCGAAGTGGACGACCTGGTCAAGCTCGTCACCAGGGCAGCGCACATTTGGCCGGACAAGCCCGCTTGGGTGTTCGACGCGCTCGGCGAGACGCTGACCTTCGGCGACATCGACCGCCGCACCGACAAGCTCGCGCTGGCGTTGCTCGAACTCGGCGTCTCGCGAGGCGACCGCGTCGGCGTGATGCTGCGCAACCAGCCCGAATTCCCGCTGACCTGGCTGGCGCTGGCCAAGATCGGCGCGGCGCTGGTGCCGGTCAACATCAACTACCGCGAACTCGACGGCGCGCACGTGCTCGCGCACTCCGGCGCGCGGTTCGTGATCGCGGCCGACGAGTTCGTCGAGCTGCTGAACCGGATCGCGCCGAGCACGAGCGTCGAGCGGGTGCTCACCCCCGCGGAACTCGAAGCGCCGTCGACCGCCGCGGCGCGGTTCGAGACGGTGCCCGAGCAGCCGGTCAACATCCAGTACACCTCGGGGACCACCGGCGCCCCCAAGGGTTGCGTGCTGACGCATCGCTACTGGACGACGCTGGCGGCCGGGCTCGTCAACGACTTCCCCGCGGTCAACGACACCGACACCTTGCTGACCGCGCAACCGTTCCACTACATCGATCCACAGTGGAACGTCGCGCTGGGGCTGGCCGCGGGCGCGACGCTGGTGGTGCTGGACCGGTTCCACCCGAAGACGTTCTGGGCCAAGATCCGCGAGCACGAGGTCACCTGGTTCTACTGCCTCGGCCTGATGCCGACGCTGCTGCTGCGCATCCCCGAATCACCGGAGGACAAGCAGCACAAGGTGCGCGCGATCTCCGCGTCCGCCATCCCGCGCGAGCTGCACGCCGACCTCGAGGCGCGCTGGGGCGCGCCGTGGTACGAGGCGTTCGGGATGACCGAGACCGGCGGCGACATCCGGATGGACGACGCCGATCACGACGCGCACGTCGGCACCGGCTGCATCGGGCGGCCGACGCGCGACCGCGAGGTGATGATCGCCGACGAGTCGGGGAAACCCATGCCGCGCGGCGAAACCGGCGAGCTGCTGATCCGCGGTACCGGGCTCATGCACGGCTACTTCGAAGATCCCGACGCCACCGCGAAAGCCTTCCAGAACGGCTGGTTCCACACCGGCGACCTGGCCAGGATGGACGACGGCGGCCGCGTCTACTACGTCGGCCGGACCAAGGACATGATCAGGCGCAGCGGCGAGAACGTCTCGGCGGACGAGGTCGAACGGGCGCTGCTGCTGCATCCCGCGGTCAAGGTGGCGGCCGTGATCGCGGTGCCGGACGAACTGCGTGGCGAGGAGATCAAGGCCTACCTGGTGTTCGAGGACGGGCAGCGGCCGGAACCTGAGGCGCTGGCCGATTTCTGTTCGGGCAAACTCGCTTACTTCAAGGTGCCGCGGTACTGGGCGTTCGTCGACTCACTGCCGATGACACCGTCCGAACGCGTCGCGAAGGGTGAGCTGCGCAAGGCGGCCGAACCGACGAAGGCGGCGTACGACCGGGTGGACGCACTGTGGCGGTAG
- a CDS encoding TetR/AcrR family transcriptional regulator, which produces MAVGKDRVRSAAVKLFAHKGFHGTGIRDLAQEANLSSASLYHYMGTKEELLAGIMRESLERLITAAREATDGVAEPVDRLGILVALHVITHAVRPDETRVVDNEVASLSPDAKAAVVALRDEYESLWAETIDNGVRDGVFRTEQPAVTRLALLEMCSGVARWYSSRGPLGLEELAKHYAQLAMRALGRLDEAEPPDLANCRAVVSKTWSVAV; this is translated from the coding sequence GTGGCGGTAGGCAAGGACCGTGTTCGCAGCGCGGCAGTGAAGCTGTTCGCGCACAAGGGTTTCCACGGCACCGGGATCCGGGATCTCGCGCAGGAGGCCAACCTTTCCTCGGCGAGCCTGTATCACTACATGGGCACCAAGGAAGAACTGCTCGCCGGCATCATGCGCGAGTCGCTGGAACGGCTGATCACCGCCGCGCGGGAAGCCACCGACGGTGTCGCCGAGCCGGTCGACCGGCTCGGCATACTGGTCGCGCTGCACGTGATCACGCACGCCGTGCGGCCGGACGAGACGCGGGTGGTCGACAACGAGGTCGCGTCGCTGTCGCCGGACGCCAAGGCGGCCGTGGTCGCGCTGCGCGACGAATACGAGTCCCTGTGGGCGGAAACCATCGACAACGGGGTCCGTGACGGGGTTTTCCGCACCGAACAGCCCGCCGTGACGAGGTTGGCGTTGCTGGAGATGTGCAGCGGCGTGGCCAGGTGGTACTCGTCACGCGGGCCGCTCGGCCTCGAAGAGCTGGCGAAACACTACGCACAGCTCGCGATGCGCGCGCTCGGACGGCTTGACGAGGCAGAACCACCCGATCTGGCTAATTGTCGCGCGGTGGTATCGAAAACGTGGTCGGTGGCTGTGTAA